Proteins encoded in a region of the Chelonoidis abingdonii isolate Lonesome George chromosome 2, CheloAbing_2.0, whole genome shotgun sequence genome:
- the LOC142046420 gene encoding protein NYNRIN-like codes for MALPEVQYLGFHIRQGERQLSNERKEAICQVPIPSNRKRLRAFLGMAGFCRIWIPEFGLWVKSLYECVKGADHDPFHWSPEADRAFQVLKRKLMEAPALGLPDLSKLFQLYVHDRKGVALGVLTQLLGTWKRAVAYFSKQLDQADKGWPACLRAVAATALVLEEAEKLTLGGVVQVYTPHMVQALLDAKGGLWLPQARVARYQAKLLENSEVTLQTCPSLNPATLLPETEEREHDCLDVIDAQYSSRPDLKDQPLPNAECEWYTDGSSAVVDGQRRAGYAVVTLHDTGEADGLPAGTSAQFAELVALTRALELSKGKRVNIFTDSKYAFGVLHAHAGLWKQRGLLTAQGCPVKQGSQILRLLEAVQLPSEVAVVHCKAHQREDQDVAKGNARADREAKHAATLQPPEAKTTHMHALIPSVGELPAPQYSPEERNLADRLGLQEKEGWLHSTEGKILLPKSLIQPVLQKLHQTTHAGREALAQLMSKYFLTSGLRPLASQVQAECLVCQKNNPQPGLSMTPATLEPTPGPGLVWQIDFTEFPRTQGYKYLLVVVDWFSGWPEAFPCRNNTARTVASKFVKEIIPRFGLWNLTMEPTSHQKLFRTYQMSSRFLGSSTLHGDRRPVE; via the coding sequence ATGGCCCTCCCAGAAGTACAGTACTTAGGGTTTCACATAAGGCAAGGAGAACGTCAGCTTTCAAATGAAAGGAAGGAAGCAATCTGCCAAGTTCCTATCCCAAGCAATCGTAAACGGCTCAGGGCATTTCTGGGCATGGCAGGCTTTTGCAGAATATGGATCCCTGAATTTGGACTGTGGGTTAAATCCTTGTACGAATGCGTTAAGGGAGCGGATCACGACCCCTTTCACTGGTCCCCAGAAGCTGACAGGGCATTTCAAGTTCTGAAAAGAAAGCTGATGGAAGCTCCAGCCCTGGGTCTGCCGGACCTCTCCAAGCTGTTTCAACTGTATGTACATGACAGGAAAGGGGTGGCCCTGGGAGTGCTTACTCAGTTATTAGGCACCTGGAAACGTGCCGTAGCTTATTTTTCCAAACAACTTGATCAGGCTGACAAAGGGTGGCCAGCGTGTTTACGGGCGGTTGCTGCAACTGCCCTAGTACTTGAGGAAGCCGAAAAGCTAACTCTGGGAGGGGTTGTGCAAGTGTATACTCCTCACATGGTTCAGGCCCTGCTGGATGCCAAGGGTGGTCTTTGGCTCCCCCAGGCTCGGGTGGCTCGGTATCAGGCTAAGCTTTTAGAAAACTCTGAAGTCACCCTGCAGACCTGCCCCTCCCTTAACCCAGCCACCCTTTTGCCAGAGACAGAGGAGCGGGAACATGACTGTTTAGATGTAATAGATGCCCAATATTCTAGCCGCCCTGACTTAAAGGACCAACCACTTCCAAACGCAGAGTGTGAGTGGTACACAGACGGCAGTAGTGCTGTTGTAGATGGACAAAGGAGGGCGGGCTATGCTGTCGTGACCCTCCACGATACTGGGGAAGCCGACGGTTTGCCTGCTGGGACCTCTGCCCAATTTGCTGAGCTAGTAGCCCTGACCCGTGCACTTGAACTATCAAAAGGAAAACGGGTCAACATCTTTACTGACTCTAAATATGCTTTTGGAGTGCTACATGCACATGCTGGCCTGTGGAAGCAAAGGGGACTGCTAACAGCCCAAGGCTGTCCGGTTAAGCAAGGGTCCCAGATCCTCCGGCTCTTAGAAGCTGTACAGCTTCCCTCGGAGGTAGCAGTGGTGCATTGTAAGGCCCATCAAAGGGAAGATCAAGATGTGGCCAAGGGTAatgccagggcagacagggaagCCAAGCATGCTGCCACACTGCAGCCACCGGAGGCAAAGACTACCCATATGCATGCCCTCATCCCATCGGTAggggagctcccagcccctcagtACTCTCCCGAAGAAAGAAACCTGGCTGACAGGCTTGGTCTCCAGGAAAAGGAGGGATGGCTCCATTCCACAGAGGGAAAAATCCTGTTACCTAAAAGCCTAATCCAACCAGTGTTACAGAAACTACATCAAACCACCCATGCAGGCAGGGAGGCTCTTGCCCAGCTTATGAGTAAATATTTTCTGACCTCTGGACTTAGACCTCTAGCATCCCAGGTACAAGCCGAATGTTTGGTCTGCCAAAAGAATAACCCTCAACCAGGACTGTCAATGACCCCAGCCACACTGGAACCTACCCCAGGCCCAGGATTGGTGTGGCAAATAGATTTTACTGAGTTCCCCCGGACTCAAGGGTACAAATACCTTCTCGTCGTAGTGGATTGGTTCAGTGGATGGCCTGAAGCCTTCCCATGCCGAAACAATACTGCCAGAACAGTGGCCTCAAAATTTGTCAAGGAGATCATTCCTCGATTCGGACTCTGGAATCTGACAATGGAACCCACTTCACATCAAAAATTGTTCAGAACATATCAGATGTCTTCCAGATTCCTTGGAAGCTCCACACTCCATGGCGACCGCAGGCCAGTGGAGTAG